From a region of the Deltaproteobacteria bacterium genome:
- a CDS encoding tetratricopeptide repeat protein, whose amino-acid sequence MASIYVCSIRDEARPRVLELCDSHITAKDIDRLKQGWPKNLSGIYFDPPLNEFAHPEKVEVLKESYAPRVAIYLVGIADKLRKIGQLASAFKFYDLANAIVPNPKIVVYKAKVLFDLGQVDRAAELLENYLENHPLDAEALYLKGRIALTINDFKLAKEYFKRAFTSEGSSNIENRNVQEAAKIYLEFTSLLVVRDSLHTFNFNPTQYRKAIGAIKDRAIKLQEILTNTKNQEIAGIGFSLDSLVKTFENWDQELLRRP is encoded by the coding sequence ATGGCATCAATTTATGTTTGCAGTATTCGAGACGAAGCACGCCCTCGCGTGCTTGAGCTGTGTGATTCCCATATCACAGCTAAAGATATTGATCGCCTCAAACAAGGCTGGCCTAAAAATTTAAGTGGAATTTATTTTGACCCACCTTTAAACGAATTTGCGCATCCCGAAAAAGTAGAGGTTTTAAAAGAATCTTATGCCCCCAGGGTGGCTATTTATTTGGTTGGCATCGCTGATAAGTTGCGAAAAATTGGCCAGTTAGCCTCGGCCTTTAAATTTTACGATCTTGCCAATGCCATTGTGCCCAATCCTAAGATCGTTGTTTATAAAGCCAAGGTATTGTTTGATCTAGGCCAAGTTGATCGAGCCGCTGAGCTTTTAGAGAATTATTTAGAGAACCATCCTCTCGATGCAGAGGCCCTTTATCTAAAGGGTAGAATTGCCTTAACCATCAACGATTTTAAATTAGCCAAAGAATATTTTAAGCGTGCGTTTACATCTGAGGGTTCTTCGAATATTGAAAATCGGAATGTGCAAGAGGCGGCTAAAATTTATTTAGAATTTACCAGCTTGCTGGTGGTGCGAGATAGTTTGCATACCTTTAATTTTAATCCCACTCAGTATCGCAAGGCCATTGGGGCAATTAAAGATCGGGCCATCAAACTACAAGAAATATTGACTAACACGAAGAATCAAGAAATTGCGGGGATTGGGTTTTCGCTCGATAGCCTGGTAAAGACTTTTGAAAATTGGGATCAAGAGTTACTAAGGAGACCATAA
- a CDS encoding FHA domain-containing protein yields the protein MGLRKEFYQVDQTMRLKFKPRSVSVSEALGLPRLIRKNFEVPLPMQDNELILVGRDDSAVSIAIHDEFISRVHAAIIHENGCFYLRDLRSKNGTFLNGTRLPSDINSRALMDGDKIGFNHVEFHFYSGQFQQAMGGSFN from the coding sequence ATGGGGTTAAGAAAAGAATTTTACCAAGTTGATCAAACCATGCGGTTAAAGTTTAAACCGCGGTCGGTGTCGGTATCCGAAGCCCTGGGGTTACCCAGGCTTATTCGCAAGAATTTCGAAGTGCCTTTGCCCATGCAAGATAATGAACTTATTTTAGTGGGGCGTGATGATTCAGCGGTTTCGATTGCCATTCATGATGAATTTATTTCGCGGGTGCATGCGGCCATCATTCATGAAAATGGTTGTTTTTATTTGCGCGACTTACGCTCTAAAAATGGTACCTTCTTAAATGGGACTCGGCTGCCTTCCGATATCAATTCTCGCGCCTTGATGGATGGCGACAAGATAGGTTTTAACCACGTCGAATTTCATTTTTATTCAGGGCAGTTTCAGCAAGCCATGGGGGGTTCTTTTAATTAA
- a CDS encoding iron chelate uptake ABC transporter family permease subunit, whose translation MAIIHFSKWRLIKIVLVLTALLVVTLGLASLVGVETISLKKAFFDSQSVEHAILFYSRLPRILLGAMVGMALSACGVSFQCLLRNPLADPFILGVSGGAALGSVLGISLGWSLPWISLLSFLASFFSMMLIYWIATTEGRLPVYTLLLTGVIYNSFTFAVIMLINSLVSFENAHRIWYLMVGGLAGESYFNIALVSGIVIFGVLLLFFQTGQMNILALGEETSAYLGCDPHRVRRNIFFAASLIIGACVSVSGLIGFVGLFIPHLMRLWMGSDHRVLLPASALFGATFLVIADTGARSLFAGETYSTQLPVGVITALLGGPFFVYLLKRRKKFKLW comes from the coding sequence ATGGCGATCATTCACTTCAGTAAATGGCGACTCATTAAAATTGTTTTGGTTTTGACCGCTTTGTTGGTTGTAACGCTAGGGCTAGCGAGCCTGGTAGGTGTTGAAACTATTTCGCTGAAAAAAGCCTTCTTTGATTCCCAAAGTGTCGAGCATGCCATTTTATTTTATTCACGCCTCCCTCGAATTTTATTGGGCGCTATGGTGGGCATGGCTTTGTCGGCCTGCGGGGTGTCTTTTCAATGCCTGCTGCGTAACCCACTGGCGGATCCTTTTATTCTAGGTGTTTCCGGGGGGGCTGCCCTTGGAAGTGTGTTGGGGATTTCTTTGGGGTGGAGCTTGCCTTGGATCAGCCTCCTGAGTTTTCTTGCCAGTTTTTTTTCAATGATGCTCATTTATTGGATTGCAACCACGGAGGGGAGGTTGCCGGTTTACACGTTATTATTAACTGGGGTTATTTATAATTCTTTTACCTTTGCCGTAATTATGTTGATCAATTCACTGGTGTCTTTTGAGAATGCCCATCGCATTTGGTATTTAATGGTGGGGGGATTAGCGGGCGAAAGTTATTTTAACATTGCCCTGGTAAGCGGCATTGTTATTTTTGGGGTTTTGCTTTTATTTTTTCAAACCGGGCAGATGAACATTTTAGCTTTGGGCGAAGAAACCTCAGCCTACTTGGGGTGCGATCCGCATCGTGTGCGACGCAATATTTTTTTTGCAGCATCTCTCATTATTGGGGCTTGTGTGAGTGTATCGGGGTTAATTGGTTTTGTGGGGCTCTTTATTCCCCATTTGATGCGCTTATGGATGGGCAGTGATCATCGTGTGTTATTACCCGCTTCGGCCCTATTTGGGGCCACCTTTTTGGTGATCGCCGACACCGGGGCACGTTCACTCTTTGCCGGCGAAACCTATTCGACTCAACTCCCCGTAGGTGTGATTACAGCCTTGTTAGGGGGGCCTTTCTTTGTGTACCTACTCAAACGACGGAAAAAGTTTAAATTATGGTAA
- a CDS encoding translocation/assembly module TamB, translating to MKKGWKRLIIFLSFCLVSLFIFSILLRSESFWRFALKYISASVPGNFDVQTIKFDLETGTIHLKNLTYQRDNKLVLSIESADLNLTYAYVIRGLLGIKNLKVQGFLFYQENLPKKDKPISGRNVLKFLLKHIVIEQGTIDHGYLSMRIGHQITVPHLQFSYRKRIFGNHRSSIQIPQCDYTFKNHHFKIEQFDYEGRTSLSTFGNYKFVLSQAKGKLEIGLLTFDDQVHAKLMGTLFIDGDTIGLTKSAWDANLGKFNLAFLINPEAEDLQVDFKSQTPLATESIPKLSRYIKKLIENFEFDLVAKLHRYKKLENLDGKLYLTLTTHGNSANPADPTQQLNVRGKIDNGSLNLDQFQIKSQETDLVAQGKIDFAKQKFDTKIQAKKINVETLLGYFTDIKVGGQASSEGTIRGDFKNPEFQFKTQAQKAFYSALHFASSSGDLSIKNRQFNYNLQSQTQVGNITFGVKIDELFSKLARRVQLKTTFDRIDIGALLNNPFHKGLASGSYEMEVFSNKTKKGILRVNGSNYYLDRFHFGDLSAEGVLENDQFTIKNVKLVVPQYGEVISPGVAIFQFTPEVGFTMKANPLLGIQIQGKYFYARPQVFETEWDIKNGDLRLLEALLELPQIEAYADAKMKLNLGVGLGSTSTMELTASRFYLPIEEGALREARPLRLNYQSPRLNFADVQLKSEGEILTLQGGFVPEGALDIRLLGKLNLSLLRNMRNYFRDGAGNANVNVAIRGTWENPFLDGSIEFLKSSLAIRRFRGLFENMTGKLIFKNSDLVFENFKANVADGEFKATGHVQLNGLSPAYYNLKFSAQETTIAEPGTYKMVFSGDFDLKGPVDKALLTGTANILDGKYIRNFSIAESVLKAEPAFYAEPGAAGPIDNIGLNLKVRSPGELSVKNNLAQLFLKADLEVYGTVKNPKYKGLLEIIDGYFNYFNVEFENAQGYVDFKDNPQKTYIDMKAERNFERFNDIITVSAHIQGNTENPLLTFRSNPPMDRKDILSLLFTGAFPGDSRLASRSNLASNVLVSQLTTFFEGPVERYTKLDIFRLEANEPEEEQASRLVIGKRLTDRLTLEFKTDLNPDSNLRTVQMEYLLLDNMLIKSSRSTGNRYKLDVTFRWKLY from the coding sequence ATGAAAAAAGGCTGGAAAAGACTCATTATTTTCCTATCTTTTTGTTTGGTGAGTCTCTTTATTTTTTCCATTTTGTTACGCTCGGAATCTTTTTGGCGTTTTGCTTTAAAATATATCAGCGCCTCGGTTCCAGGAAACTTCGATGTTCAAACTATTAAGTTTGATTTAGAAACTGGGACCATCCATCTTAAAAACTTAACCTATCAACGCGATAACAAACTTGTGCTTTCAATTGAAAGTGCGGATCTTAATCTCACCTACGCCTATGTTATTCGGGGCCTGCTGGGTATTAAAAACCTCAAAGTTCAAGGTTTTCTTTTTTACCAAGAAAATTTACCCAAAAAAGACAAGCCTATTTCAGGGCGTAATGTTTTAAAATTTTTATTAAAACACATCGTTATTGAACAAGGTACCATCGACCATGGCTATCTTTCCATGCGCATTGGCCATCAAATAACGGTTCCCCACTTACAGTTTAGTTATCGCAAACGCATCTTTGGCAATCATCGTTCTTCAATTCAAATCCCGCAATGCGACTACACCTTTAAAAATCATCATTTCAAAATCGAACAATTTGATTATGAAGGTAGAACCTCGCTTTCCACTTTTGGAAATTACAAATTTGTCTTGTCGCAAGCCAAGGGCAAGTTGGAGATTGGGCTGCTTACCTTTGATGATCAAGTGCATGCAAAACTAATGGGCACGCTCTTCATTGATGGCGACACGATTGGTTTAACCAAGAGTGCATGGGATGCCAACCTTGGCAAATTTAATTTGGCCTTTTTGATCAACCCTGAAGCAGAAGATTTACAGGTTGATTTTAAATCACAAACCCCGCTTGCCACGGAATCAATTCCAAAACTATCCCGCTACATTAAAAAATTAATTGAAAATTTTGAATTCGATCTTGTGGCCAAGTTACATCGCTATAAAAAATTGGAGAACCTCGACGGCAAACTCTACCTTACCTTAACCACCCATGGGAACAGTGCCAACCCCGCCGATCCCACCCAACAGCTTAATGTGCGGGGCAAAATTGACAATGGCAGCCTTAATCTCGATCAATTTCAAATCAAATCCCAAGAGACAGATCTTGTCGCCCAAGGCAAAATAGATTTTGCTAAGCAAAAATTCGACACCAAAATTCAGGCTAAAAAAATCAATGTAGAAACTTTATTGGGATATTTCACCGACATTAAAGTGGGGGGGCAAGCAAGTAGCGAAGGCACCATCCGTGGCGATTTTAAAAACCCAGAATTTCAATTTAAAACTCAGGCCCAAAAGGCCTTTTACTCCGCTCTCCATTTTGCTTCGAGTAGTGGCGATCTCAGCATCAAAAATCGCCAATTCAATTATAACCTGCAATCGCAAACCCAAGTTGGCAACATTACCTTTGGCGTAAAAATTGATGAGCTTTTTTCTAAACTCGCTCGGCGCGTCCAACTCAAAACTACTTTTGATCGTATTGATATTGGCGCACTGCTCAACAATCCTTTTCATAAGGGCTTGGCCTCGGGTTCTTACGAAATGGAGGTTTTTTCTAATAAAACTAAAAAAGGCATCTTGCGAGTCAATGGTTCAAACTATTACCTTGATCGATTTCACTTTGGCGATCTTAGTGCTGAAGGTGTTTTGGAAAACGATCAATTCACCATAAAAAATGTTAAGCTTGTCGTGCCTCAATATGGAGAAGTCATTTCGCCTGGAGTTGCTATTTTTCAATTTACCCCCGAAGTGGGTTTTACCATGAAGGCAAACCCCTTGTTGGGCATTCAAATTCAAGGCAAATATTTTTATGCCCGCCCGCAAGTGTTTGAAACGGAGTGGGACATTAAAAATGGTGACCTAAGATTGCTCGAGGCCTTGTTAGAATTGCCGCAAATCGAGGCCTATGCCGATGCCAAGATGAAACTCAATTTAGGGGTGGGGCTTGGCAGCACCAGCACCATGGAATTAACCGCCAGTCGATTTTATTTGCCCATCGAAGAGGGTGCCTTGCGCGAAGCCCGGCCTTTACGCCTCAATTATCAAAGTCCGCGGCTTAACTTCGCTGATGTTCAATTGAAATCAGAGGGAGAAATTTTAACCTTGCAAGGCGGTTTTGTCCCAGAAGGCGCTTTAGATATTCGTTTGTTGGGAAAACTAAACCTAAGTTTATTGAGAAATATGCGGAACTATTTTCGTGATGGCGCAGGGAACGCCAATGTTAATGTGGCTATTCGTGGCACGTGGGAAAATCCTTTTCTTGATGGCTCCATTGAATTTTTAAAGAGTTCTTTAGCCATTCGGCGTTTCCGTGGACTTTTTGAAAACATGACTGGGAAATTAATTTTTAAAAATTCTGATTTGGTTTTCGAAAACTTCAAGGCCAATGTGGCCGATGGTGAATTTAAAGCAACCGGGCACGTGCAATTGAATGGGCTTAGCCCCGCTTATTATAATTTAAAATTTTCAGCCCAAGAAACCACTATTGCAGAACCTGGCACTTACAAAATGGTTTTCAGTGGTGATTTCGATTTAAAGGGCCCAGTTGACAAGGCCTTACTGACTGGCACAGCCAACATCTTAGATGGAAAATACATCCGCAATTTTAGCATTGCCGAATCGGTGCTTAAAGCTGAACCTGCCTTTTATGCTGAACCAGGCGCGGCAGGGCCTATCGATAATATTGGGCTTAATCTTAAAGTGCGAAGCCCGGGTGAATTATCGGTAAAAAATAATCTGGCGCAGCTTTTTTTAAAAGCCGACTTAGAAGTTTACGGGACGGTCAAAAATCCAAAATACAAAGGCTTGTTGGAAATTATTGATGGTTACTTCAATTATTTTAATGTCGAATTTGAAAACGCCCAAGGTTATGTCGACTTTAAAGATAATCCCCAAAAAACTTATATCGACATGAAGGCTGAACGAAACTTTGAACGCTTCAACGATATCATAACCGTAAGTGCCCATATTCAAGGTAATACTGAAAATCCCCTCTTAACTTTTCGTTCAAACCCACCTATGGATAGAAAAGATATTTTAAGCCTCTTATTTACCGGCGCTTTCCCCGGAGACAGTCGGCTGGCCTCGCGTTCCAATTTGGCTTCTAACGTTTTGGTCTCTCAACTCACCACCTTCTTTGAAGGCCCGGTCGAACGCTATACCAAACTCGACATTTTTCGTTTAGAAGCCAATGAGCCTGAAGAAGAACAAGCCTCTCGTTTGGTGATTGGCAAACGTTTGACAGATCGACTCACGTTAGAATTTAAAACCGACTTAAACCCCGATAGCAATTTACGCACCGTACAAATGGAATATCTGCTTTTAGATAATATGCTTATTAAAAGCTCTCGCTCTACCGGGAACCGCTATAAATTAGACGTAACCTTTCGTTGGAAGTTGTATTGA
- the bamA gene encoding outer membrane protein assembly factor BamA has translation MTAMFYRYLSALLILCLFFDTQAKSYPPHRSQLIQGIEFSPSVDEALLKEVIHLEVGEPFNEEKLDHAKQNLLKWGIFKTVEAEIKSTPKGVIIQFKLEPGSTIRDVIIKGNYPFLETKIKRAVILHSGDLYYPEKVPEQIDRLLQFYEKQGYFNSTVFIEEEYFEKTGNLDIKIRIQKGKTYRLSNIEIEGPKGPGHKRFRNILFTYVHYKPDQLKKDLEKIKAKLANDGYVRTRVKLLDVQFNRETRKVAVKVGVYPGKKVNIAWEGNEKLQTFQLKKALTLDEDEDYDEYALTHTQSKLISLYKGFGFTQPTIEYRKENLSDAEVLVTFVIQEGPQEIIKQIGFTGNQAVSDKTLRKQMLTQEEGILAKKYFIEPVFNQDLISVENFLKNNGYLEAKINEWRKEWNHYKDKVLLTIDLSEGTLNLVERVSFETTSEAPSEIVKKQLLTQSGQYFSYLKLESDVRSLLIDYANRGYPYAQAKTELHEINPQKWEVVFKIEPGLKVNIGKILFVGNIKTKKSLIQKNLYLKEGEVFSAEKLEDSQNALRRLNVFNAVSIQTLGLTDQQARVHLVVRMEEKKTQQLDFGLGYDTDTGFTSKLIYQKNNFLGLAKNLRFAAIGGEQLQKGELTYIDPRLFGTGLQFVSGIFAQREDRPSFEDTKFGGSLALLYDLTHSLTAFTQLRFENINFNESGTDLALLGDSARDRNLLSLEIGSTFDRRDNFGDPHKGYYLSAITKLTNDFNQIGLGFVKLTTQAGVWYSPFSRLTIANALRFSYIHQFSSESIPANELLYLGGDDTLRGFGRDAVNPAGGKLSLVHNLELQFRLVNKFQLVGFLDSGTLTNHFDEISTQSLRHSAGIGFRYVTPIGPIRLDYGFILDKNPGETPHRLHFTFGYFF, from the coding sequence ATGACCGCAATGTTTTATCGGTACCTATCAGCATTGTTGATTTTATGCCTGTTTTTCGACACGCAGGCGAAAAGCTATCCACCGCATCGCTCTCAATTAATTCAGGGTATTGAATTTTCCCCCTCCGTTGACGAGGCTTTATTAAAAGAAGTCATCCACCTCGAAGTGGGGGAACCCTTTAACGAAGAAAAATTAGACCATGCCAAACAAAATTTGCTCAAATGGGGAATTTTCAAAACCGTTGAAGCTGAAATTAAAAGCACGCCTAAAGGCGTTATCATTCAATTTAAATTGGAACCGGGTTCTACCATCCGTGATGTAATCATTAAAGGTAACTACCCTTTTTTAGAAACCAAAATTAAACGGGCGGTTATTCTTCACTCTGGGGATCTATATTACCCTGAAAAGGTGCCGGAACAAATCGATCGTCTCCTGCAATTTTATGAAAAACAGGGTTATTTTAATTCAACGGTTTTTATCGAAGAAGAATATTTTGAAAAAACGGGCAATCTCGATATTAAAATTCGCATCCAAAAGGGCAAAACCTATCGTTTAAGCAACATTGAAATTGAAGGGCCCAAGGGGCCGGGTCACAAACGATTCCGCAATATCCTTTTCACTTATGTTCACTACAAACCTGACCAACTGAAAAAAGATTTAGAAAAAATCAAAGCAAAGCTTGCTAACGATGGCTATGTGCGAACTCGAGTGAAACTTTTAGATGTGCAATTTAATCGTGAAACAAGAAAAGTTGCGGTTAAAGTGGGTGTTTACCCTGGCAAAAAAGTTAACATTGCCTGGGAAGGCAACGAAAAACTACAAACCTTTCAACTTAAAAAAGCCCTCACGCTTGATGAAGATGAAGATTATGACGAATACGCCCTCACCCACACGCAAAGCAAGCTTATTAGCCTTTACAAAGGTTTTGGCTTTACCCAACCCACCATAGAATATCGTAAAGAAAATTTAAGTGATGCTGAAGTGCTGGTGACTTTTGTCATTCAAGAGGGCCCACAAGAAATCATTAAACAGATCGGTTTTACCGGTAATCAGGCCGTATCTGACAAAACATTGCGAAAACAAATGCTCACCCAAGAAGAGGGTATTTTAGCTAAAAAATATTTTATCGAGCCTGTCTTCAACCAAGATTTAATTTCGGTTGAAAACTTTTTAAAAAATAATGGTTACCTTGAGGCCAAAATCAATGAATGGAGAAAAGAATGGAACCACTACAAAGATAAAGTTTTGCTCACCATCGACCTTAGCGAAGGCACCTTAAATTTAGTGGAAAGGGTTTCTTTTGAAACCACAAGTGAAGCCCCCTCAGAAATTGTTAAAAAACAATTGCTCACCCAAAGTGGGCAATATTTCAGCTACCTCAAACTCGAATCGGATGTGCGCTCGCTATTGATCGATTATGCCAACCGTGGCTACCCTTACGCCCAAGCCAAAACCGAACTTCACGAAATAAACCCACAAAAGTGGGAAGTGGTTTTTAAAATCGAGCCAGGGCTCAAGGTCAACATCGGCAAGATTTTGTTTGTGGGTAATATTAAAACCAAGAAATCACTTATCCAAAAAAATCTTTATTTAAAAGAAGGTGAAGTTTTTTCAGCCGAAAAATTAGAAGACTCTCAAAATGCGCTCCGCCGCCTGAACGTCTTTAATGCGGTTTCGATTCAAACCTTAGGGCTCACCGATCAACAAGCAAGGGTGCACTTGGTGGTAAGAATGGAAGAAAAAAAGACCCAACAACTCGATTTTGGCCTTGGCTACGACACCGACACAGGGTTCACCAGCAAACTCATTTACCAAAAAAATAATTTTTTAGGTCTTGCTAAAAATTTGCGTTTCGCCGCCATTGGGGGCGAACAATTACAAAAAGGTGAATTGACCTACATTGATCCTCGTTTGTTTGGCACTGGCTTGCAGTTTGTGAGCGGAATTTTTGCCCAACGTGAAGATCGCCCTTCTTTTGAAGACACTAAGTTTGGTGGATCTTTAGCCCTACTTTACGACCTCACTCACTCACTCACGGCTTTTACCCAATTACGTTTTGAAAATATCAATTTTAACGAGAGTGGAACCGATTTGGCGTTACTGGGCGATAGCGCCAGGGATCGCAATTTACTATCTTTGGAAATTGGTTCTACTTTTGATCGGCGAGATAATTTTGGTGATCCCCACAAAGGCTATTACCTTTCAGCGATCACCAAACTAACCAATGATTTTAATCAAATTGGGCTTGGGTTTGTTAAATTAACCACTCAGGCGGGCGTATGGTATTCACCTTTTTCAAGATTAACCATCGCCAATGCCTTGCGTTTTTCTTACATCCATCAATTTTCCAGCGAAAGTATCCCGGCCAATGAACTGCTTTATTTGGGTGGCGATGACACCCTGCGAGGTTTTGGCCGAGATGCAGTAAACCCCGCCGGTGGCAAATTGAGCTTGGTGCATAATTTAGAATTACAATTTAGACTGGTTAACAAATTTCAACTGGTGGGGTTTCTTGACTCGGGTACTTTAACCAACCATTTTGATGAAATTTCTACTCAATCTTTGCGGCATAGCGCAGGGATCGGCTTTCGTTATGTAACCCCCATTGGCCCGATTCGATTGGATTATGGTTTTATCTTAGATAAAAACCCTGGCGAAACCCCACACCGCCTACATTTCACGTTTGGATACTTTTTTTAA
- a CDS encoding ABC transporter substrate-binding protein encodes MTQHLPEHAVPAQRHPGLDPGSILFPIILFLCLIVSPKPAYSFERIISLKPNITEILFALGVGDQVVGVTQFCDYPAQVKSLPKVADYINVNVEKVLTLHPDLILTSEENSSKKDILFLMQQGLRVEQLNFQTLNDIRASFLKLGMLLGKAEVGGKIVNEMEQRLHQLKDKAGRVKPLKAMLVVGHRPLVVVGSGNFFNEACDYVGLINVFGNSKLPYPRVDSELILLKAPEIIFYLYMGSEDSLDPDFGPGLQNVPAIKNKRVYKVPISLLRASSRVVQGYEYLWNLAHGDHSLQ; translated from the coding sequence ATGACACAACACTTACCTGAACATGCTGTCCCAGCCCAACGTCATCCCGGGCTTGACCCGGGATCCATTCTGTTCCCTATTATTTTGTTTCTTTGCTTAATCGTAAGCCCTAAGCCTGCCTACAGTTTCGAACGCATCATCTCATTAAAACCCAATATTACCGAAATTCTCTTTGCTTTAGGAGTAGGGGATCAAGTAGTGGGGGTTACCCAATTTTGTGATTACCCGGCGCAGGTTAAATCGTTACCCAAGGTGGCCGACTACATTAATGTGAATGTCGAAAAAGTGTTAACCCTGCATCCCGATCTTATTTTGACGAGTGAAGAAAATAGTTCCAAAAAAGATATTTTGTTTTTGATGCAACAGGGCTTGCGAGTAGAACAATTAAATTTTCAAACCCTGAATGACATTCGAGCCTCTTTTTTAAAATTGGGCATGTTGTTAGGCAAAGCAGAGGTTGGCGGTAAAATTGTAAATGAGATGGAGCAAAGGCTTCATCAATTAAAAGACAAAGCTGGGCGCGTTAAACCCCTGAAAGCCATGCTGGTGGTGGGGCATCGGCCCTTGGTGGTAGTAGGCAGTGGGAATTTTTTTAATGAGGCTTGTGATTATGTGGGGTTGATCAATGTGTTTGGCAATTCTAAATTGCCTTACCCGCGAGTTGATTCGGAGTTGATTTTGCTAAAAGCCCCAGAGATTATTTTTTACCTGTACATGGGCAGCGAAGACAGTCTAGACCCTGATTTTGGCCCGGGGCTACAAAATGTCCCTGCCATTAAAAACAAGCGGGTTTATAAAGTGCCCATTAGTTTATTGCGAGCTTCTTCCCGCGTTGTTCAAGGTTATGAATATCTGTGGAACCTAGCCCATGGCGATCATTCACTTCAGTAA